From Strigops habroptila isolate Jane chromosome 10, bStrHab1.2.pri, whole genome shotgun sequence, one genomic window encodes:
- the MRPL14 gene encoding 39S ribosomal protein L14, mitochondrial isoform X1, producing MRAGGGARCVGGRITRIHMALLNRRLGLSLTHLSSTVIQRHFSITGARQAIQKLTRVRVVDNSALGNTPYHRPPKCIHVYNKTGVGKVGDKILLAIKGEKKKALIVGHKMPGPTMTPRFDSNNVVLIDDNGNPLGTRIKTPIPYSLRRREGEFSKVLAIAHNFV from the exons ATGCgcgcgggcggcggggcccggtGTGTCGGAG GGAGGATTACCAGAATCCACATGGCTCTCTTGAACAGGCGATTGGGTTTATCCTTAACCCATCTAAGCAGTACGGTGATCCAGCGGCACTTCAG TATCACTGGAGCACGCCAAGCGATACAGAAGCTCACCCGTGTGCGTGTGGTGGACAACAGCGCCTTGGGGAACACACCATACCACCGGCCACCAAAATGTATCCACGTGTATAACAAGACTGGGGTTGGCAAAGTAGGAGATAAGATCCTTCTGGCtattaaaggagaaaagaagaaggCTTTAATTGTAGGGCACAAAATGCCTGGTCCCACCATGACGCCTAGGTTTGATTCCAACAATGTAGTACTCATAGATGATAATGGAAATCCATTGGGGACTAGAATAAAAACACCAATACCCTATAGCCTGCGACGGAGAGAAGGAGAGTTCTCCAAAGTATTGGCCATTGCCCACAACTTTGTATGA
- the MRPL14 gene encoding 39S ribosomal protein L14, mitochondrial isoform X2, giving the protein MALLNRRLGLSLTHLSSTVIQRHFSITGARQAIQKLTRVRVVDNSALGNTPYHRPPKCIHVYNKTGVGKVGDKILLAIKGEKKKALIVGHKMPGPTMTPRFDSNNVVLIDDNGNPLGTRIKTPIPYSLRRREGEFSKVLAIAHNFV; this is encoded by the exons ATGGCTCTCTTGAACAGGCGATTGGGTTTATCCTTAACCCATCTAAGCAGTACGGTGATCCAGCGGCACTTCAG TATCACTGGAGCACGCCAAGCGATACAGAAGCTCACCCGTGTGCGTGTGGTGGACAACAGCGCCTTGGGGAACACACCATACCACCGGCCACCAAAATGTATCCACGTGTATAACAAGACTGGGGTTGGCAAAGTAGGAGATAAGATCCTTCTGGCtattaaaggagaaaagaagaaggCTTTAATTGTAGGGCACAAAATGCCTGGTCCCACCATGACGCCTAGGTTTGATTCCAACAATGTAGTACTCATAGATGATAATGGAAATCCATTGGGGACTAGAATAAAAACACCAATACCCTATAGCCTGCGACGGAGAGAAGGAGAGTTCTCCAAAGTATTGGCCATTGCCCACAACTTTGTATGA